The Populus nigra chromosome 4, ddPopNigr1.1, whole genome shotgun sequence genome contains the following window.
tttcagatcattttaatgcggtgatatcaaaaataattttttaaaaataaaaaaaatattattttgatacatttccaaataaaaaaaacactttaaaaaataatcgcaaccacactctcaaatagCTCATCGAGTCGGTAAGGCTACAGTTAAGACAAATAATTAGTTCAAATGATAACTTGGTATTGCACATTTGTgctccattgtttttttttaacgtgggtgtccagaccagcttgcgcacacctcgactaatcccacaggctctgaagttaacgaccatgtaagcctctagtatCCCTAaagtttgtgagactcgaacttcTGCTTTCTACAGAGCAAACCTAGGGCATCCAATGGCTCCATTGTTGATATCATCAAAGCATTCTCTAGTTAACCCTCCTACAACAACTCTAGCTGGTGGCAGACATCCCAACGATAACGTACTCAAAAACCCAATTTTTCGAGATCCTAGATTATGTAAATTCTTCAACATTGCACCAACAGAAAGCAATAAGTTTTCAGCACTTCTTAATCAATAGCAATTAAATTAGAATGTGACTATaattacaaattacaaaaattatagaTTTCTCCTATTCTTATTCATCAATTgtaactatattttttctttcttgatatcATTGTTTCGTAATGAAGTGAATAGTAAGTAATGACAATATCATTATTTCCTAATGAAACAAGAAATAGGCCTTTTGATATGATGGGATTTGCTCTCTCTTCTCCAACGACTTGTTGAAGTTTTGATATGTAATTTTTGAATAGATTCAATTGGTATTCCATTGATAAAACTGACTTATATCAATCcaataaataaaggaaaataacGTTAAGACGAATTCATGAGATGGGTGCAAGATTAAGAAATGAGAAATTACAAACGTTCATGCTATTtcttaaggagaaaaaaatcaatttcttgaAGGACCATATTGGAAATATACCATTTGTAATCtattctcaatattaaaaagaaatgtttctgaaaaaataatgataactaGAAAAGTTGGCATCATGCAAACAGTTAAGAGCattaaaactaaagaaaatgaTCATGCAAGCTCAGCCTGCTAAAGCTAACTTCCTAATCAAGTCGGACTATATTTTTCCATCACTAAATCTTCCAGTTGCTTTCCCTCTATGGAAATCCCTTACATATGGAAGGGCATTGCTCTTTAACAAAGTAGGGATTTGGATTATTATTTCATGTGTCAAGGATTGAATctccaaaagaaaaatagacgGAACTATTCCATTGGTAGCTTTCAAGCagcataatgaaagaaaaacacgCGATTGAAGCAAAGCAAACTTCATTTTGGCAAAGAGAAAATCAACAAGAATCGGTGGTGATTTTCAGAGATGAACTAGGCAAGCAGccttccatatatatatatatatatatatataaacgggTTGTAATAGGACATGCATGTTTAATGGATGCAAATGGATATGTAATATGGTGTGCTGGTGCATAATGAAATTCAAACGAGCCAAacacaaattcaagaaaatcaaacatattttcTTAAAGCCATTAAAATACACTTACAAAACCTTGATCGGACAACCTTGACTGTCCCAGATACACCTCAACAATCCAACCCTTCATCCTTTACAAATCAAGTTAATACTCTCCAAAATAACCCCATATGAACCTCTAATACAGACACCTTTCAAGAACAACGTCTTCAACTAAACAGATTCACCTGGCAAGCTCCCAAAACAACCACTGCTCCAGACATTTTCATATCTACTGAACCAGCTGTCATCAGCCAACATAAATATAATGCATCTTCCCTCTATGAATGTTACATAGATGGCATGTCTGAATATAATATCCTAAACACCCTCCAACAAATGACCATGGTGGAAGAGgtatcaacccaatgttgaactGTGTCGGGTTGGACCTGTGATGGTTTTGtagattcttcttcttcaataacTGCTTCATACCAAGATTTGACAGGTTTGACATCTAGGATGGCAGAAGACATGAGTTTTGCAGAAGGTTTGGGGCTTTTTGGTTTGGTAGGCTGGGTTTGGGGGGCTTTCCCCTTGTCTTTAACCTTTGCTTTATGAGGCATCAGGACCTGTTTTGAAGGAATTTTCGGGTTAGAAAATCAGGGATATAATTTGAATCTCCTTTAATGTAGACAACAtcgaaataaaaaatgtttaaaatagCTAGCCATCGggcaaaaatctgttttgaagcaagattttggatatctttttgtaaaacttctttttgatatatatatatatatatatatatatatatatatatatatatatatatatatatttgtgtgtgtgtgtgtaatgcaTTTATTAATATGCATTGTATATTTTATAACAACTGTAAATTAATgttcattttataaaacaaaacaaaaacttaataaTGATTCAATGCAAAAAAGATGAAAGCatatcaatatatattatagaaatatatctttacaatattattaaaaggtCCAATGATCTTGTTtgttaacaaagtaaaaattaaatgaaaaaatgataattgcatagaaagaaaaatgaaaaaaaaatgaatctcaATTCctagcaaataaaatatcaaattgggaaaataaaaagaaaacaattttaaaaaacaaaaaagaaattgaccTGAATCTATTCGAGCCAGCACGTCAAATCTATAACCTAGTCGTGAGATTAGGGTAAGCCCGTGaaaagtaaattgaataaaattaagaaactcaattctcaaaccatcttaatattgaaggacaaaattgaaaaaaaaataataaaaaactcgagtcaaccctgGTGAATCTGCAAAATCCATGAATTATGAGATAAGATCGAGAAAacataatagaaagaaaagttaagaaaaaataacgaAAGTCAATCTCCAACCAACTTAATGTTGAATGTTGAgagatgaatattaaaaaaaaataatttaaaagatctAAAACATCATACTCGGTATAATCTTCAAAGCCTGCGACATAAATTATGAGGCCGAATTGCACCATAAAaagtaaacttgaaaaaatcataatgttAAAATCTcaaccaaccaaaataattagggatagacttgaaaaaacaaattcaagaaaaaaaataatcaaaagaaaacaaacaaatttttttaaaaaataaaaattaaatttgataaaataaaataaaataacaagggatggaattaaaaactaattacagttaagatttctaacattttttgttctaataaaaaaaagaaattattaataaaacacGAGGTAATTGGAGGGGATGAGATTGCAACAAAAAAactttgtaaagaagaaaattgatgtgTGTAGCTAAACAACAAATCAATCATGAACTTATAAATtgatagcaaaaaaaattatttttagtttcaacTATAATTCAATTAACTATTAAACAATATATGATGTATATATGACATCAAATTAGGTTCATAAAAATATGGTCAATTTGCAATTCTCACTCCTATCTTCTTGTCTATTTGGTATTATGatgtatgttgttttttaaaattatttttttatttaaaaatatatttaaataatttatcttttaattttgatattagcacattaaaattataaaaaaaaacactaaaaaaatattattttgatatcttttcaagtaaagtttatttttaaaatgtattcaaaaataaaaatcaccatACTTCTAAATACTTAAATTAAACCAACATTACATATGattcttttcaagaaaaatcagtTGACACTTGAGAGATGTAATATATAATACTAAGGAGAGCGAGTTTACCCGTAGGTTAGCGGATCAATCaaagctttgaaaaaaaaaaaaaaaaaaaaaaatatatatatatatatatatatatatatatatatatatatatatatatatatataatgtttttcacTTCATCGAACTAGGTCATGTCTTTCGACCGCATGGGTCCACTATTTCTTTTCCTGGCCATGATGACTTTATGAGAGTAGTAAAATTCTGATAGATTTATGAGctcatataaaattatagaagaTACGTATCTTCATCATCCCCATTCCCCTGgatgaaaagattaaaatcCAGCTGGCAGTGGCTCCAGACCGGCTTCCACCGAGGCAAATCCATCGTTCAGCCAGAACAACATCATATGATATTTGTCTTATTACTCCATTCTCTCTTTTACattctaaaaacataaatttatcttttttatttaattattagatgtATGTATAAAGAAAAGTACAGGGCTACACGCATATTTCAGACACAGAAACACATTTCCTTTTCGAGAATGAACAATTACATATACACTTTGTTTTGATAATCGAGGGCGGGGAATCGGGCTTGCGCTCAACTAGTGGCTCGCAGAGGTTGGAATTCTTCAGGAGTCTGAACATGGGACTTCCCTCGTCCCAATTCAACCATTATTCCTAAGAAACAAAGGTTTTTTCTCCGGTGTATGAAAACACGACGACATATAGAAGCTTGAGATACCTCAAAAGaatttgttcaaattttctCCGAGGAGAGGAGAAACGAGTACCTTATAAGCACTTTCAGTAGGATGGTAGCTGTCCCAAAATATATGATCCGAAACATTTGCACACTTCACAGGAGTATATTGATTACATAATATAGATACCTCCAAATCTCCAGTACCACAACATCCTTTATCCACAACTTGAAAACCTGAAAACAACGAAATCAGCACAGGTTACGAACCACGGATACTTCAAAATCCTTCACATGTTCATACGGATCCCATATGTACAATAATTGATCTGATACGTTCTAGATTCTAAAAAGCGTTGAATACTTGTCCAACGTATCAAAAATTCAAGGAAATGTGTAATTTTCGTACcatgttttttagggttttgaatgAGATCTAGCAGTAGATTGTAGACATCAATATAGACAAACCTGCCATTAGGCAGGCTGCTTCCAAGAGAATCCAACTTCTTAGACAGCTTGGAGTTGAATAACTTTGCTGCTTCGTTTAAGTTTTCTGCGCACTTTCTTCCAGCTCCCCCAGCTAAAGTTCTCTGGGCAGGAACACATCCAACTGGTGGTGCACTGAGAAATCCTATCCTTCTTGCTCCGAGTTCATATAATTccttgggaaaaaaataaaatgcagataCAGTAAATTAATATGAATACTGAGcaagaaatatttatataatacgaaaaaattcaagtttatgCATTTACCAGCGCGAAACTATATGCTGAGTTCGCCATTAGATCAGTGTAAGCCGGAACATCGTATTGCGATTTCCTGGCACGTATTGTAAAATAGGTATTGGCAATGTCATCACTGCCTGCTACTACAAAAAATAGACTATTCTTTAAGATGAACTTTGTTTTTTCCTCTCCGATCATCGCCTCCAGCTTCCCTATGtattctttcaaatattttaattgatccGACAACGATATAACTGACTGTAATCAAGTTTGATCAAGATTAGTATAGGAAATCAGTGGTTGAAAAGAGTAAAGAAAGACAATAGGAGAATGTTGTACCACTAATTTGGGAGTCAAGGGATCAAATCCTGAGCCACCTGAAGCAAAGGTTACTCCTGTTACCAGATCTTGGGGTAGAACTGTTGGGTCCAAATATGCTGGCAGTGTGTCCTTAATCCCCAGTTCTTTAGCTGAAGAAAAAAGCAGAAGAAAGAGGGATTCCTGGTCAATTAGCTTCAAGAGCAGCATCATGATTTAAAAAGGCTTTGACATTTTTGAGATTCGATTAAGCATCTTGACCTTCTTTTATGGCTTTTGCTGTGTTTAAAGAGTCAGAATTTTACTACTCCACCTTCCAAATTTTACCCTCTTTAAAGCAACGTttgaattcatatatatatatatataattgctaATTAATTTGAGTCCTATGGCGATACTGAAACTGGACATGACGTTACTGACTCCTCCAAATATAAAAAGCTTGGAAATCCAGGAGGAGTTTCAGGACATGTGAGCCATATATCAAGCCATTAGCTTTGAAATGTtatggagagagagaggttttGTTATCATACCTATGATGTCCGAAGGAACTTTTCCATTACAAAACCTTCCTGTAGGAA
Protein-coding sequences here:
- the LOC133691927 gene encoding GDSL esterase/lipase EXL3-like isoform X1, coding for MYKQGIIRDAKNIFLLLQPNHIRRDRESQGRLSKTMKFLLLRLTSCCFYPTLFLFLTVVCSVKSSVKLPPNVTVPALLLFGDSIVDAGNNNNIRTLVKCNFPPYGKDFEGGVPTGRFCNGKVPSDIIAKELGIKDTLPAYLDPTVLPQDLVTGVTFASGGSGFDPLTPKLVSVISLSDQLKYLKEYIGKLEAMIGEEKTKFILKNSLFFVVAGSDDIANTYFTIRARKSQYDVPAYTDLMANSAYSFALELYELGARRIGFLSAPPVGCVPAQRTLAGGAGRKCAENLNEAAKLFNSKLSKKLDSLGSSLPNGRFVYIDVYNLLLDLIQNPKKHGFQVVDKGCCGTGDLEVSILCNQYTPVKCANVSDHIFWDSYHPTESAYKVLVSPLLGENLNKFF
- the LOC133691927 gene encoding GDSL esterase/lipase EXL3-like isoform X2; its protein translation is MYKQGIIRDAKNIFLLLQPNHIRRDRESQGRLSKTMKFLLLRLTSCCFYPTLFLFLTVVCSVKSSVKLPPNVTVPALLLFGDSIVDAGNNNNIRTLVKCNFPPYGKDFEGGVPTGRFCNGKVPSDIIAKELGIKDTLPAYLDPTVLPQDLVTGVTFASGGSGFDPLTPKLVSVISLSDQLKYLKEYIGKLEAMIGEEKTKFILKNSLFFVVAGSDDIANTYFTIRARKSQYDVPAYTDLMANSAYSFALELYELGARRIGFLSAPPVGCVPAQRTLAGGAGRKCAENLNEAAKLFNSKLSKKLDSLGSSLPNGRFSSCG